Proteins co-encoded in one Opitutus terrae PB90-1 genomic window:
- a CDS encoding AI-2E family transporter, whose product MPLAKPTAVSPRFITFLTVVLVVAVLRLAEDVMIPLALSLMLAFLLSPVVVRLRRWRLPQPAAILLTVTLAFSVIGVVAWQITNQALALLQELPRYEENLRKKAADLKQPDASSAVTRAIVSLERTWAELQQPAPDTHSSPATPPGAPKPVPVEVKEGDATSLDIGRQVLSSLIKPLSTAGIVIVFVIVILFQRDDLRSRFIRVIGGGQLNVATEAVDDAAQRVSRYLLAQLMVNTFFGVAVGLGLFFIGVPHAALWGLLSTLLRFIPFLGPIIAVIFPLALSVAVDPGWSMLLWTAALYIVAELVTNNIIETLVYGSSTGISVLALLIAAVFWSWLWGMPGLFLSTPLTVCLLVIGQYVPGLKFLSVLLGSEPPLNPAAQFYQRMLAMDQEELFATADSHLAQRSLAEFYDDVFVPALLMAEVDRHNGVLAEVRQKFILESSRELIEELASRPRATEPEKESAATPPSPEPRPLVLGFPARDEADELVALMLAHLLSERGWSAEVEAATTPPEATLERIRRQTALVFISALPPSTLSSASRSCRRIKHANPATKVLIGVWSPSGKLDYLKRRLEPAGADGIALRLSDAAAQLEALVHHEPAPKAPAPEPVPSELLEKTETKLAVTRPEDAAETVIRELARAFGVPVALVSVIESDSDFWSSAGGTSTPFAENSVHAEVLTSDVLLAVEDVTKEERFATQALLTKRGVRAFASVPLRTQSGHLVGNLCVLDTQPRTFSDADKELLQTLAAQLMEALESKPSPGDPAAVG is encoded by the coding sequence ATGCCTCTCGCCAAGCCCACCGCCGTCTCACCGCGGTTCATCACGTTTCTCACGGTCGTGCTGGTCGTCGCCGTGCTCCGGCTGGCCGAGGACGTGATGATCCCGCTGGCGCTGTCGCTGATGCTGGCGTTTCTGCTTTCGCCGGTGGTCGTCCGGCTGCGCCGCTGGCGGCTGCCGCAGCCGGCGGCGATCCTGCTCACCGTGACGCTCGCCTTCTCGGTGATCGGCGTCGTGGCGTGGCAGATCACGAACCAGGCCCTGGCGCTGCTGCAGGAGCTGCCGCGTTACGAGGAAAACCTCCGCAAGAAAGCCGCCGATCTGAAGCAGCCCGATGCCTCCAGTGCGGTGACGCGCGCGATCGTCTCGCTCGAACGCACCTGGGCCGAACTGCAACAGCCTGCTCCCGACACCCACTCTTCTCCGGCTACGCCGCCGGGCGCCCCCAAACCCGTGCCCGTCGAGGTGAAGGAGGGCGACGCGACCTCGCTCGACATCGGTCGCCAGGTCCTTTCGAGCCTCATCAAACCGCTGAGCACCGCGGGCATCGTCATCGTATTCGTGATCGTGATCCTGTTCCAGCGCGACGATCTCCGCAGCCGGTTCATCCGCGTGATCGGCGGCGGGCAGTTGAACGTCGCCACCGAGGCCGTCGACGACGCGGCGCAACGGGTCTCGCGCTACCTGCTGGCCCAACTGATGGTGAACACGTTTTTCGGCGTCGCGGTCGGGCTGGGGCTGTTTTTCATCGGCGTGCCGCACGCCGCGCTCTGGGGACTGCTCTCCACGCTGCTGCGGTTCATTCCGTTCCTCGGTCCGATCATCGCCGTGATCTTTCCGCTCGCGCTCTCGGTCGCGGTGGACCCCGGCTGGTCGATGCTGCTGTGGACGGCGGCGCTCTACATCGTCGCCGAACTCGTCACCAACAACATCATCGAAACGCTCGTCTACGGCTCGAGCACCGGTATCTCCGTGCTCGCCCTGCTGATCGCCGCGGTTTTCTGGTCGTGGCTCTGGGGCATGCCTGGGCTCTTCCTCTCCACGCCGCTCACCGTCTGCCTGCTGGTGATCGGCCAATACGTTCCCGGCCTGAAGTTCCTCAGCGTGCTGCTCGGCAGTGAACCGCCGCTCAATCCCGCCGCGCAATTCTACCAACGCATGCTGGCGATGGACCAGGAGGAGTTGTTCGCCACCGCCGATTCGCATCTGGCGCAACGCTCGCTCGCGGAATTTTACGACGACGTGTTCGTGCCCGCGCTGCTGATGGCGGAAGTGGATCGACACAACGGCGTGCTCGCCGAGGTGCGGCAGAAATTCATTCTCGAATCGAGCCGTGAGCTCATCGAGGAGCTCGCCTCGCGTCCGAGAGCCACCGAGCCTGAAAAGGAATCCGCCGCCACCCCGCCCTCCCCTGAGCCGAGACCACTCGTGCTCGGATTCCCCGCGCGCGACGAAGCCGACGAGTTGGTCGCACTCATGCTCGCGCACCTGCTCTCCGAGCGTGGCTGGTCCGCCGAGGTCGAGGCCGCGACCACGCCGCCCGAGGCGACGCTCGAACGAATTCGCCGGCAGACGGCGCTCGTGTTCATCTCCGCGCTGCCGCCCTCGACGCTGAGTAGCGCGAGCCGCAGTTGCCGGCGAATCAAGCACGCGAATCCGGCGACCAAGGTCCTCATCGGCGTGTGGAGCCCGTCCGGCAAGCTCGACTATCTCAAGCGCCGGCTCGAGCCGGCCGGGGCGGACGGCATCGCGTTGCGACTCTCCGACGCCGCCGCGCAGCTCGAGGCGTTGGTGCACCATGAGCCCGCGCCGAAAGCACCGGCGCCCGAACCCGTGCCGAGCGAGTTGCTGGAGAAAACGGAAACGAAGCTGGCCGTCACCCGCCCCGAAGACGCGGCGGAGACCGTCATCCGCGAACTGGCCCGCGCCTTCGGTGTGCCCGTGGCGCTCGTGTCCGTGATCGAGTCCGATAGCGATTTTTGGTCGTCCGCCGGCGGCACCAGCACGCCGTTCGCCGAAAACTCGGTGCACGCCGAGGTGCTCACCTCCGACGTGTTGCTCGCCGTCGAGGACGTGACCAAGGAAGAGCGTTTCGCCACGCAGGCGTTGCTGACCAAGCGCGGCGTCCGCGCGTTCGCGTCCGTGCCGCTGCGCACGCAAAGCGGACACCTCGTGGGCAATCTCTGCGTACTCGACACGCAACCGCGGACGTTCAGCGATGCCGACAAGGAGCTGCTGCAGACGCTGGCCGCGCAATTGATGGAGGCGCTCGAGTCGAAACCGAGTCCGGGCGATCCCGCCGCCGTAGGCTGA
- the fdhD gene encoding formate dehydrogenase accessory sulfurtransferase FdhD, which produces MSSDLCCTETDETRAVRAAPSLRWSQRRGWSSAAETLAVEAPLALEIAYARGEQDVRKVLAITMRTPGHDAELAAGFLLAEGLITTGGDIVTSTGMPVNARGERVATQQVRLRAAPREDLQRLSRGLLTSSACGVCGRPSLEGLPLARVAQDRDGATWSCATLAELPERLRREQTHFSVTGGSHAAALWTRDAGLLVVREDVGRHNAVDKVLGAALLRNVICTGAALVLSGRASFELVQKAAASGVPVVLAVGAPSSLAASLAHAAGITLIGFARDARFNVYTHADRLAMAG; this is translated from the coding sequence GTGTCCTCCGATCTCTGTTGCACCGAAACCGACGAGACACGCGCCGTCCGCGCCGCGCCGAGTTTGCGCTGGTCGCAACGCCGCGGCTGGTCCTCCGCCGCAGAGACCCTCGCGGTCGAAGCACCTCTCGCCCTCGAGATCGCCTACGCGCGGGGCGAGCAGGACGTCCGCAAGGTCCTCGCCATCACCATGCGCACGCCCGGCCACGACGCGGAGCTCGCCGCCGGTTTTCTTCTCGCCGAGGGACTGATCACGACCGGTGGCGACATCGTCACCTCGACCGGGATGCCCGTGAACGCGCGCGGCGAACGCGTGGCCACGCAGCAGGTGCGTTTGCGCGCTGCGCCTCGCGAGGACCTGCAACGCCTCAGCCGGGGACTGCTGACCAGTTCCGCGTGCGGCGTATGCGGGCGGCCTTCGCTCGAAGGCCTGCCGCTCGCGCGCGTGGCGCAGGATCGCGACGGCGCCACGTGGTCGTGCGCGACACTCGCCGAGTTGCCCGAACGGCTCCGACGCGAGCAAACACATTTCTCCGTGACCGGAGGTTCGCACGCCGCCGCGCTTTGGACGCGTGACGCGGGACTGCTGGTCGTGCGCGAGGACGTGGGTCGGCACAACGCGGTGGACAAAGTCCTTGGCGCGGCGCTGCTCCGCAATGTCATCTGCACGGGCGCGGCGCTCGTGCTAAGCGGCCGCGCCAGTTTCGAACTCGTGCAAAAAGCTGCCGCCAGCGGCGTGCCGGTGGTGCTGGCGGTGGGCGCGCCGTCATCGTTGGCGGCCAGCCTCGCCCACGCCGCGGGGATTACGCTGATCGGCTTCGCCCGCGACGCGCGCTTCAACGTCTACACCCACGCCGACCGACTCGCGATGGCCGGCTAG
- a CDS encoding cytochrome c oxidase assembly protein, with protein MSTVSVQANFWWRTLEPVVLAHVGANAPAGPQNWGELARAWEWEPLLTAALLLTAWVYARGVRRLWAEAGRGRGLRRWEVASFWSGWVTVVVALASPLHPWGRVLFSAHMTQHELLMVAAAPLLVLGRPIVALLFALPKPEARQLSQVARVPWVKTSWRALTNPLVAWAVHAVALWIWHVPQFFQATLTSNFVHDLQHVSFFGSALLFWWALIHGGPGRRGFGVAVLYLFTTMLHTGLLGALITLAGTQIYPAYAVGGGRWSLTPLEDQQLGGLIMWVPAGLVYIVSALALIAGWMRSTEAEDPAPAGTALDASRSPEVF; from the coding sequence GTGTCAACGGTGAGCGTGCAGGCGAATTTCTGGTGGCGCACGCTGGAACCCGTGGTGCTGGCTCACGTCGGCGCGAACGCGCCGGCGGGACCGCAGAACTGGGGCGAACTGGCGCGTGCCTGGGAATGGGAGCCGCTGCTGACGGCGGCGTTGCTGCTCACCGCGTGGGTTTACGCGCGCGGCGTGCGACGACTCTGGGCGGAGGCCGGCCGCGGACGCGGATTGCGGCGATGGGAGGTGGCGAGTTTCTGGAGCGGTTGGGTCACCGTGGTGGTGGCGCTTGCGTCGCCGCTGCATCCGTGGGGCCGCGTGCTGTTTTCCGCACACATGACCCAGCACGAATTGCTGATGGTGGCGGCGGCGCCGCTGCTCGTGCTGGGCCGGCCGATCGTGGCGCTGCTGTTCGCGCTGCCGAAGCCCGAGGCGCGTCAGCTCTCGCAGGTGGCGCGGGTGCCGTGGGTGAAAACGAGTTGGCGGGCGCTCACGAATCCGTTGGTGGCCTGGGCGGTGCACGCGGTCGCGTTGTGGATCTGGCATGTGCCGCAGTTCTTCCAGGCGACGCTTACGAGCAATTTCGTGCACGACCTGCAGCACGTGAGCTTCTTCGGCTCCGCGCTGCTATTCTGGTGGGCGCTGATTCACGGCGGTCCGGGCCGGCGCGGTTTTGGCGTGGCGGTGCTGTATCTGTTCACCACGATGCTGCACACGGGATTGCTCGGCGCGCTGATCACGCTTGCGGGCACGCAGATCTATCCAGCCTACGCGGTCGGCGGCGGCCGCTGGTCGTTGACGCCGCTGGAGGATCAGCAACTCGGCGGGTTGATCATGTGGGTGCCGGCGGGGCTCGTGTATATCGTGTCGGCGCTCGCGCTGATCGCCGGCTGGATGCGCAGCACCGAAGCCGAGGACCCGGCGCCGGCCGGCACCGCACTGGACGCCAGCCGATCCCCCGAGGTGTTTTAG
- a CDS encoding PQQ-binding-like beta-propeller repeat protein, protein MLPLFRGRGGRPARRRMQRLRGDRAAASGFAWRALAGCLAASVGLAAVRAQEPDGEWRMAARDYANLRYSPLGQITKDNAKNLQVAWTFSAGIVRGHEAAPLVVGDTMYVVTPYPNTLYALDLKQAGAVKWRYDPQVSSSAQGVACCDVVNRGAAGEQRALFMARMGVLSSVFFVLVIVAQGLPNFLLDPCQR, encoded by the coding sequence ATGCTACCCCTTTTCAGAGGTCGTGGTGGTCGGCCCGCGCGGCGCCGCATGCAGCGGCTGCGTGGAGATCGGGCGGCCGCGAGCGGGTTCGCTTGGCGCGCGCTGGCGGGTTGTCTCGCCGCGAGTGTCGGCTTGGCCGCGGTCCGAGCGCAGGAGCCCGACGGCGAGTGGCGAATGGCGGCGCGGGACTACGCGAACCTGCGTTACAGCCCACTCGGCCAAATCACCAAGGACAACGCGAAGAACCTCCAGGTCGCGTGGACCTTTTCGGCCGGGATCGTGCGCGGGCACGAGGCCGCACCGCTGGTGGTGGGCGACACGATGTATGTCGTCACGCCCTATCCCAACACGCTTTACGCGCTCGATCTGAAGCAAGCCGGCGCGGTGAAGTGGCGCTACGATCCGCAAGTGTCGTCGTCCGCGCAGGGGGTGGCGTGTTGCGACGTGGTGAATCGCGGCGCGGCGGGCGAGCAGCGGGCCTTGTTCATGGCGAGGATGGGCGTGTTGAGCAGCGTCTTCTTCGTGCTCGTGATCGTCGCGCAGGGGCTGCCGAACTTTCTGCTGGATCCGTGTCAACGGTGA
- a CDS encoding GNAT family N-acetyltransferase has protein sequence MIRPIEPSDIPALFAVRVATDENRLTREQLALLGITEASVLQRMHGTFRGWLCECDGRVVGFAMGDRATGEMWVIAVLPDYIKRGFGSQLLRAVEDWLARAGCTELWLTTGSDPQLRAYAFYRHRGWEDWKIENRVRYLRKRVSHGSERR, from the coding sequence ATGATCCGACCGATCGAGCCCTCCGACATTCCCGCGCTCTTCGCTGTCCGTGTCGCCACCGACGAAAACCGGCTCACGCGCGAACAACTCGCGTTGCTCGGGATCACCGAAGCATCCGTGCTCCAGCGAATGCACGGCACGTTTCGCGGCTGGCTCTGCGAGTGCGACGGCCGAGTCGTCGGCTTCGCCATGGGCGATCGCGCCACCGGCGAGATGTGGGTGATCGCCGTGCTGCCGGACTACATCAAACGCGGGTTCGGCTCGCAGCTGCTCCGCGCCGTCGAGGACTGGCTCGCACGCGCCGGCTGCACCGAGCTCTGGCTGACCACCGGCAGCGATCCACAGCTGCGGGCCTATGCGTTCTATCGGCACCGCGGCTGGGAGGACTGGAAAATCGAGAATCGCGTCCGCTACCTGCGCAAGCGCGTCTCACACGGCAGTGAGCGGCGCTAA
- a CDS encoding beta-propeller fold lactonase family protein — translation MTPRLFRFALALLATLPVSGAGGAAPEPAPGFRIYVSNERSGDVSVIDGQTLQVVQTIAVGQRPRGLHLSPDGQTLYVATSGSPRLGPGADPERAQSQTADKSADGIAIVDLATGRRVRQLHVGSDPEEFAVSRDGRQVIVANEDIATVSIWEIESGRELAQASVSAEPEGVTLHPQRDEVWVTCEEHGDIFILDLESARILGHVPLGGRPRTITFSLAGDRAYIPLENAGAVALVDADVYHPVDAVTIPAPARPMGSAISPDGAHVYVTTGRGNRVAVLDPSTRRLVANIPVGERPWGVALSPSGALLFTANGGTNDVSVVDVQAGKELRRIKVGEGPWGVAVR, via the coding sequence GTGACCCCGCGTCTTTTCCGCTTCGCTCTCGCGCTTCTGGCGACGCTGCCGGTAAGTGGCGCGGGCGGTGCCGCCCCGGAGCCGGCGCCGGGTTTCCGGATCTACGTCAGCAACGAGCGCAGCGGTGACGTCAGCGTGATCGACGGCCAGACGCTGCAGGTGGTGCAAACCATCGCGGTCGGCCAACGCCCCCGCGGACTGCATCTCTCGCCCGACGGACAGACGCTCTACGTCGCCACCAGCGGCTCGCCCCGCCTGGGCCCGGGCGCGGACCCCGAACGTGCGCAAAGCCAAACGGCGGACAAATCCGCCGACGGCATCGCGATCGTCGATCTCGCCACCGGCCGGCGGGTCCGCCAGCTGCACGTGGGCTCGGATCCCGAAGAGTTCGCGGTGTCACGCGATGGCCGCCAGGTCATCGTGGCCAATGAGGACATCGCCACCGTCTCGATCTGGGAGATCGAGAGCGGCCGCGAACTCGCCCAGGCCTCGGTGTCGGCGGAGCCCGAGGGCGTCACCCTGCACCCGCAGCGCGATGAAGTCTGGGTCACGTGCGAGGAACACGGCGACATTTTCATCCTCGATCTCGAATCTGCCCGGATCCTCGGCCACGTGCCGCTCGGCGGCCGGCCGCGCACGATCACCTTTTCCCTGGCCGGCGACCGCGCCTACATCCCGCTCGAGAACGCCGGCGCCGTCGCGCTCGTCGACGCGGATGTTTATCACCCCGTGGACGCGGTGACGATCCCCGCACCCGCGCGACCGATGGGCTCCGCGATCTCGCCCGATGGCGCACACGTCTACGTGACGACCGGCCGCGGCAATCGCGTGGCCGTGCTCGATCCGTCAACGCGACGCCTCGTCGCAAACATTCCGGTGGGCGAGCGGCCGTGGGGCGTCGCGCTCAGCCCGAGTGGCGCGCTGCTTTTCACCGCCAACGGCGGCACGAACGACGTCTCCGTTGTCGACGTGCAGGCGGGGAAGGAGCTGCGGCGCATCAAGGTTGGCGAAGGCCCGTGGGGCGTCGCGGTACGCTAA
- a CDS encoding FdhF/YdeP family oxidoreductase: protein MPVPRSVSPAQTPIEVAGTQQKKPYQVAGGLRALREVAGYGLRHSGLGNTLKTFHAINQTNGFDCQSCAWPNPDGERSFAEFCENGFKAVTYEVTKKRVDAEFFQQHSVADLGTRSDYWLGEQGRLTEPMLLRPGGTHYEPIGWDEAFQLLARELRSLGSPHEAVFYTSGRTSNEAAFLWQLFVRAFGTNNLPDCSNMCHESTSVALPPMLGIGKGCVRLSDFEKADAIFIIGQNPGTNHPRMLTALQQAKARGCRVVSVNPLPEVGTERFKNPQDLLHPTRLPRFFLGGGTPLSDLWLPVMINGDLAFFTGLMKEMLEAEDRRPGTVFDRGFIRHHTEGFEALVAQLRASAWNDIIADSGLTREQIRAAAQIAMESHRIIACWCMGVTQHHNAVATIQQIVNFLLLGGHIGRPGAGPCPVRGHSNVQGDRTMGIWENPRPEFLDRLRAEFGFEPPRQPGFDTVEAIRAMNDGRAHVFIAMGGNFLSATSDTEFTAAGLRRCRLTAHVATKLNRSHVVTGGTALILPCLGRTEIDRQATGEQFVTVEDSMGVISSSRGHLTPCSAQLLSEPAIVAGLAKATLGPKSPLDWEAHVANYDRIRDRIEAVVPGFPAFNDRIREGTFYLPNPPRDERRFATPSGKAVFRPAPLSRAAIEPGQYLLTTIRSHDQFNTSIYGLDDRYRGIYNGRRVVFLNPEDIAAAGLMQGQLVDLTSHFNGRTRRAAQFMVAPYAIPRRCAAAYFPEANVLVPIDSVAEGSNCPTSKSIPITIAPSAEQRPQV, encoded by the coding sequence ATGCCCGTCCCGCGTTCCGTCTCCCCGGCCCAGACACCGATCGAGGTCGCGGGCACGCAGCAGAAGAAACCGTATCAAGTCGCCGGCGGCCTCCGCGCCTTGCGCGAGGTGGCTGGCTACGGCCTCCGCCATAGCGGGCTGGGCAACACGCTGAAGACATTTCACGCGATCAACCAGACCAACGGCTTCGATTGCCAGAGCTGCGCCTGGCCGAATCCCGATGGCGAGCGCAGCTTCGCGGAGTTTTGCGAGAACGGCTTCAAGGCGGTGACGTACGAGGTCACGAAGAAGCGCGTCGACGCGGAGTTCTTCCAGCAGCACTCCGTCGCCGATCTCGGCACGCGCTCCGACTACTGGCTCGGCGAACAGGGCCGGCTCACCGAACCGATGCTGCTGCGCCCGGGCGGCACGCACTACGAGCCGATCGGTTGGGACGAGGCGTTTCAGTTGCTCGCGCGCGAGCTGAGGTCGCTCGGCTCGCCGCACGAGGCGGTGTTCTACACGTCCGGCCGCACGAGCAACGAGGCGGCCTTCCTCTGGCAGCTTTTCGTCCGCGCCTTCGGCACGAACAACCTGCCCGACTGCTCCAACATGTGCCATGAGTCCACCAGCGTCGCGCTGCCGCCGATGCTCGGGATCGGCAAAGGCTGCGTGCGGCTGAGTGATTTTGAGAAGGCCGACGCGATTTTCATCATCGGCCAGAACCCCGGCACGAACCATCCGCGCATGCTCACCGCGCTGCAGCAGGCGAAGGCGCGCGGCTGCCGCGTCGTCAGCGTCAATCCGCTGCCGGAGGTCGGCACCGAGCGGTTCAAAAACCCGCAGGATCTGCTGCACCCAACGCGCCTGCCGCGCTTCTTCCTCGGCGGCGGCACGCCGCTGTCCGACCTGTGGCTGCCGGTAATGATCAACGGCGACCTCGCGTTCTTCACCGGATTGATGAAGGAAATGCTCGAAGCCGAGGACCGTCGGCCGGGCACGGTCTTCGATCGCGGTTTCATTCGCCATCACACCGAGGGCTTCGAGGCGCTGGTCGCGCAGCTCCGGGCCTCCGCGTGGAACGACATCATCGCCGACTCCGGGCTCACCCGCGAACAGATCCGCGCCGCTGCGCAGATCGCGATGGAGTCACACCGGATCATCGCCTGCTGGTGCATGGGCGTCACGCAGCACCACAACGCCGTCGCGACGATCCAGCAGATCGTGAACTTCCTCCTGCTCGGCGGCCACATCGGCCGGCCGGGCGCCGGCCCATGTCCCGTCCGCGGTCACTCCAATGTCCAAGGCGACCGCACCATGGGCATCTGGGAAAATCCGCGGCCGGAGTTCCTCGACCGACTGCGCGCCGAGTTCGGCTTCGAGCCGCCGCGTCAGCCGGGCTTCGACACCGTCGAGGCGATCCGCGCGATGAACGATGGCCGCGCGCACGTGTTTATCGCCATGGGTGGAAACTTTCTCTCGGCGACATCGGACACCGAGTTCACCGCCGCCGGGCTGCGCCGCTGCCGGCTCACCGCGCACGTCGCCACGAAACTGAATCGCTCGCACGTCGTGACCGGGGGCACCGCGCTGATTCTGCCGTGCCTCGGTCGCACCGAGATCGATCGCCAGGCGACGGGCGAGCAGTTCGTCACGGTGGAGGACAGCATGGGCGTGATCAGTTCGTCGCGCGGACATCTCACGCCCTGCTCCGCGCAGCTGCTGAGCGAACCTGCGATCGTCGCCGGTCTGGCGAAGGCCACGCTCGGCCCGAAGTCCCCGCTCGATTGGGAGGCTCACGTCGCCAACTACGACCGAATCCGCGATCGGATCGAAGCCGTGGTGCCGGGCTTCCCTGCGTTCAACGACCGGATTCGCGAAGGCACGTTTTATCTGCCGAATCCGCCGCGCGACGAACGCCGGTTCGCCACCCCCTCAGGCAAGGCGGTTTTCCGGCCCGCGCCGCTGTCCCGCGCCGCCATCGAGCCCGGCCAGTATTTGCTGACGACGATCCGCAGCCACGACCAGTTCAACACCTCCATCTACGGTCTCGATGACCGCTATCGCGGCATCTACAACGGCCGCCGCGTGGTCTTCCTGAATCCGGAGGACATCGCCGCCGCCGGGTTGATGCAGGGCCAGCTCGTCGACCTGACGAGCCACTTCAACGGCCGCACGCGTCGCGCGGCGCAATTCATGGTGGCGCCCTACGCGATTCCGCGGCGGTGCGCGGCGGCGTATTTTCCCGAGGCGAATGTCCTCGTGCCGATCGACAGCGTGGCCGAGGGCAGCAACTGTCCCACGTCAAAATCGATTCCGATCACGATCGCGCCCTCGGCCGAACAACGGCCGCAGGTGTAG
- a CDS encoding HAD family hydrolase gives MPAFGFDLGDTLLEYAGLPLSWVDHYADALHALARVLGVTPTAAEIEAGCGVLRCYNTRLRPREHEVSFARVLAELQPCLGATSAPIDADACAAAFFGVFRQRLRCFPDAPVALDQLRAAGARLGIFTDVPYGMPRLLVMQDVAEAGLTGRFDVLLTSGEAGYRKPAVATLQALATALDCTAAELAYVGNEEKDVAAARRFGCEAILLDRAQRRPAWGQARTITSLLELTEPY, from the coding sequence ATGCCCGCCTTCGGCTTCGATCTCGGCGACACGCTGCTCGAATACGCGGGGCTGCCGCTGAGCTGGGTGGACCACTACGCCGACGCCTTGCACGCGCTCGCCAGGGTGCTCGGGGTGACGCCGACCGCCGCGGAGATCGAAGCCGGTTGCGGCGTGCTGCGCTGCTACAATACCCGGCTGCGTCCGCGCGAGCACGAGGTGAGTTTCGCGCGCGTGCTCGCCGAGTTGCAGCCGTGCCTGGGCGCGACGTCCGCGCCCATCGATGCCGACGCTTGCGCCGCGGCGTTCTTCGGCGTGTTCCGGCAGCGGCTGCGCTGTTTCCCGGATGCGCCGGTGGCGCTCGATCAGCTCCGCGCCGCAGGCGCGCGGCTCGGCATTTTTACCGACGTGCCTTACGGCATGCCGCGCCTCCTGGTGATGCAGGACGTCGCCGAGGCCGGGCTGACCGGCAGGTTCGACGTTCTGCTCACCTCCGGCGAAGCAGGCTATCGCAAGCCGGCCGTCGCGACCTTGCAGGCGCTGGCCACGGCGCTCGACTGCACCGCGGCGGAGCTCGCCTACGTCGGCAACGAGGAAAAGGACGTCGCTGCCGCGCGCCGGTTCGGCTGCGAGGCCATCCTCCTCGATCGCGCTCAACGCCGGCCCGCGTGGGGTCAGGCGCGCACGATCACCTCGCTGCTGGAACTCACCGAGCCCTACTGA
- a CDS encoding ATP-dependent DNA ligase has protein sequence MAFPLRTDLPPMEAASVDAIPLGDAWQYEPKWDGFRCLAFRDDGEVELRSKAGQPLARYFPEIVQALAALRPKRFVLDGELVVPSGEGLDFDALLQRIHPAASRVKKLAAETPARLVVFDLLADERGASLVERPLRERRAALERFAQKNFPTGADARVRLSPATTELKLARKWFGAVGASLDGLIAKRRDASYAAGERTAMVKIKPLRTADCVVGGFRYAEKKKEVGSLLLGLYDADGKLHHVGFCSGLKAAEKPALTRKLEALVGGPGFTGRAPGGPSRWSTKRSSEWQPLEPKLVVEVSFDHVTAGRFRHGTSLLRWRPDKAPRQCTLEQLHQKTSRALAWLR, from the coding sequence ATGGCGTTTCCCCTGCGCACGGACTTGCCGCCGATGGAGGCGGCTTCGGTCGACGCGATTCCGCTCGGCGACGCCTGGCAGTATGAGCCGAAATGGGACGGATTTCGCTGCCTGGCGTTCCGCGACGATGGCGAGGTTGAGCTGCGCTCGAAGGCCGGGCAGCCGCTCGCCCGGTATTTTCCGGAGATTGTCCAGGCACTCGCCGCGTTGCGGCCCAAGCGTTTCGTGCTCGATGGCGAACTCGTGGTGCCGTCGGGCGAGGGGCTCGACTTCGACGCGTTGCTGCAGCGGATCCACCCAGCGGCGAGCCGCGTGAAAAAACTCGCGGCGGAAACGCCGGCGCGGCTGGTGGTGTTCGACCTGCTGGCCGACGAACGCGGCGCCTCGCTGGTGGAACGGCCGCTGCGCGAACGGCGGGCCGCGCTGGAAAGGTTTGCGCAGAAAAACTTCCCGACCGGAGCGGATGCGCGGGTGCGACTGTCGCCAGCCACCACCGAGCTGAAGTTGGCCAGGAAATGGTTCGGCGCGGTCGGCGCGAGTCTCGATGGACTGATCGCGAAGCGGCGCGACGCGAGCTACGCCGCGGGCGAACGCACGGCGATGGTGAAGATCAAGCCATTGCGTACAGCCGACTGCGTCGTCGGCGGATTTCGTTATGCGGAGAAGAAAAAGGAGGTCGGTTCGCTGCTGCTGGGGCTCTACGACGCGGACGGCAAGCTGCACCACGTCGGTTTCTGCTCCGGATTGAAGGCGGCCGAGAAGCCCGCGCTGACGAGAAAATTGGAGGCACTCGTCGGTGGTCCGGGCTTCACGGGGCGTGCGCCGGGCGGGCCGAGTCGCTGGAGTACCAAGCGCTCGAGCGAATGGCAGCCGCTCGAACCGAAGCTCGTGGTCGAGGTGTCGTTCGATCACGTGACGGCGGGACGGTTCCGCCATGGCACGAGCCTGCTGCGCTGGCGGCCGGACAAGGCGCCGCGACAATGCACGCTCGAGCAGTTGCACCAAAAGACCTCGCGGGCGCTGGCGTGGTTGCGCTGA
- a CDS encoding SPW repeat domain-containing protein, with protein sequence MRIIPSRIHGVLDYVVGLVLILSPRLFGFQTGGFEERIPVLLGVAALVYSLITRYELGLFKVLPFRVHLILDLVSGVVLATSPWVFGFSERIWGPHLFFGLLEIVVPVLTIPHTTVGDPMRRVRRRRV encoded by the coding sequence ATGCGTATCATTCCCTCCCGCATTCACGGTGTGCTCGATTACGTCGTCGGCCTGGTGCTGATCTTGTCGCCGCGGCTGTTCGGCTTTCAGACGGGAGGATTCGAGGAGCGGATTCCGGTTCTGCTCGGCGTGGCGGCACTCGTTTACAGCCTCATCACGCGCTACGAGCTCGGCCTGTTCAAGGTGCTGCCATTTCGCGTGCATCTGATCCTCGATCTCGTGAGCGGCGTGGTGTTGGCCACCTCGCCGTGGGTCTTCGGTTTCAGCGAACGCATCTGGGGACCGCATCTGTTTTTCGGGCTGCTGGAGATCGTGGTGCCGGTGCTGACGATTCCGCACACCACGGTGGGTGATCCCATGCGGCGGGTGCGGCGGCGGCGAGTGTAA